The genome window TAGATTTCcagcttagaaaaaaaaaaaaaaaaaaaacacaatggttGCCTAGGTAAGGAAGAGGCATCGCATGGCATGAGTAGAAACTTTAAGATGGACAAACATCACCTTCTGCAACATTTCCCGAGCAAGATGATGTATTAATTCAGCATCTTCGGCATTACAATTTCACATGCCACCATTATTAACTCTGTCTCGTATGGACAGTACTAAAAAAACagactgtgtttttgttttcgtGTAGGTTAAATGACTAAACTGTTCACTGCGAGGCAATTTCCCAACTCTTCACATGTACCAAGCTGTTAATTACAGCACATATTACACAAATCAGTTTTTTTGGTGTTTCCTGATTCTAATAGTTTTGTACtataatttaaattacaaaCGTATTGGTTCCCGCCGACTAATAGAGAAACTATATTAAGATTTGAGTTACTATGTCAAAAAACAATCATATGATAAATCTGGGTGAGAGAAAGTCAGAAAGTAGCCAATGGAAAAGGATTAGGGcgtctatatataaaaaaaaaaaaaaaattcctgagaATTTTGAGATTAAAAAGTAATGAGGTTAAATTCAGAATTCGGAACTTCAAGTCataattcagaaaaaaagacaattctgagattaaagtaaaaattcttaaagaaaaactttaaagttttttttaacttttaaaaaattaaagtcaGAACTCAAATAGTTTTAATATGGTGGTCCTCATCGTTATCCATAGTAACCACATTTAAATatactcaagtaaatttaagtaaaatgttGAGGTGCCATtatcaaagcaaaacaaaaggCCTAGCTATCAAGTTAATCAAATATACTGTTTGATTATATGGAacaatgtttatactgtatatagcttaCTTGTAAGGCAGCTGGGCAAGAAAacgttttttaattttttaagtcaaaatgaaaatgtaaagaataaagTATGTACTAAAGCACTTAATTGTgcgtttaattttttaaaatcttaaaacaaAATTCCAAATTAAACTTAAGCATTTTTCACCTAGTCAAGCTTTTCTATACGGTACAGGATTATGTGAGTCATATGTGCAAAAAAAGCACATAAAATGTCAATCTCACCACGCACTCGACCTGTGCATAAAAATTCAATCTAGCGCATAAGTGGTCACATGAACAACACACGCTCATGTTGTGCCACACTGGACTTACAAATGTGTAACGAATTCTTATTGTCTACACATCTCTTTCACAGTGTTTAATTTCTACTGCATGTGCTATGTTTCAAGGATTAGTGCAGGAAGTTTCCATCTCCAGCCTTTAGGCCCCCCTCTGATTCAGTGGATACAGTAACCCCAACAACccccaacacaaacacaaacaaaaggtTATCCTTGTACCTTAAACCGAGGAATGCTGAGCTGCTGCTCTTCAACGAGTGACGAAAGCAGAAGGACCGTGTCCCTCACTACATCTCTGCTCTTCCTGTCGCCTCAAATGCAACGTGACAGAGTTCACGCCTACTCCTGATTATCTCCTGTTATTGCATTACCTCTTTTATCTCTGCCTGCTCCGTAAAAAAAAGCAACGTTTGCTCTTCTTAAATAATTCGCAAATAACTGTCTAGATCTCTGAGACTATCCTCTGGCGCAACCTGTCACGCTAGATAATTGGTTAACAGAAAGGCCCGTAAATGCCTGAGTATAGAACTCTAAAGTAATAACAATCTGTTATTATCACTAATTAACTCGGACGTATAGAAATACTTAAACGTACTTTACACAAATTGACCAATCATCATAAAACGTGACCTACAAGGACGTAAACTAGGCTTAGATTCCTATACACGAGAAAACAGTTCTCCAAGCCTAAAGACATCTATGAAGAAGGACGATTTGCTAGGAATGAAAAACAAACCCACTCTTGATTACGTCTGGACTGGAATCGAACAAATATTTCTAAGGCCAGGGTccaaaaatacatatttgttaACTTAATCTGCACTGATAAGGTGATTTTATTGCAAATGAAGAACAcctttgagaatttttttttaagacgtagaaaaaaaaagaatgaagtaTTTCTACAAATCTACTCACTTTATTAAGTGAAACTGCTGCAAGGAGAGTATGGACTTAAAAATGAGATTACTTTCAATAAATACAggtaatgtcttttaaacagtAATatcacgtttaaaaaaaaacaggatttgtCTTTCTCCTGTTAACATTTCGAATTCTTCACTAAACTATAAAACTCATGAAGTCTTACAGTTGAAAGAAATGAATGTATCTAGTTCTAAAGAACATTACTTAAATCCAGCACTAGCTGTgccaaaaaaaagatgaaataaacatacagggtttagacaaaaaatatataagacaaaagattaaaatataaaattttggcCACTGCGGAGACGATCCTCTCGCCATTACAATGTCAAAAagcttgtggggttttttttgttttgtttttttaaacaaaggcacagaactttttcttaaaaaaaaaaaagcctttaaaaagTCAAGCAAAAGCTGTAGAAAAAAAGTGTAGACAGTCAGGGCCAAAAGTTCAAGTATTTAAGTGTCACAAGGTGATATTTTTGGTGTGGGTGGATTATCTGAGCAAAATCCTCCTGTAGGCATCTTACGTCATACAATTctgaggtctttttttttttttttttaaatccatgctGCAGTTCTGAGACACGTCGTCCGTCTGTCTGCCAGCCAGTCTTTAAATTCACACAGTCGTCTCGCCCTGCCCGCTTCCGAGACGCTTGTAGAACCTGCGCCACGACTGCAGCGTCTTCCCAGACCAGATCCAGAATCCGGATGTGATCCCTACAATCATGGTCATGAGGTACTTGATCATAAAAACGGTGAAATCCGGGGACATGGGCGCGAAATCACTGTTCGGGCAAGGCACGGCAAAGCGCTTGCATGTCTGCATGTGCCACGTCTTCTCCCATTGCTCGCGGAAGGCCTGTTCGTAAAAGTAGCACGCAATGACAATGGTCGCCGGGACGGTGTAGAGCACGCTGAAGACGCCGATGCGCACCATGAGCTTCTCCAGCTTCTCGGTCTTGGTGCCGTCGTGCTTCATGATGGTGCGGATGCGGAAGAGGGACACAAATCCGGCCAGCAAGAATGACGTCCCGATGAAGAGGTAGATGAAAAGAGGAGCAAGAACAAAGCCACGCAGAGCGGCCACGTCGTAGATGCCTACAAAACAAACACCAGTCAGTAGATCACCGTCGACTTGGCCAAGCGCCAGCACCGTGATGGTTTTCACGGCAGGTACCGCCCACGCTGCCAAGTGGAAGTATTGTGAGTTGGCCTCGATGGCTTCATGTCCCCATTTCATGCCAGCAGACAGGAACCAGGTCAGAGACAAGATCACCCACCAAATAGAGCTGGCCATTCCAAAGAAGTAGAGGATCATGAATAGGATTGTGCATCCCTCTTTTTTGGTTCCCTGCGCCACTGTTTTGTAGCCACTGTCCCCGAATTTTCCAATACACACCACCTGGTCCTCTAGGAGGAACCCAGTGACGTAGGCCACGGCCACCATGAAGTAGCAGCCAGACAGGAAGATGATAGGACGCTCTGGGTAACGGAAGCGCCGCATGTCTACAAGGTACGTGAGCACTGTAAAAAGAGTACTCACGCAACACAGTATGGACCAAATCCCAACCCAAAGGCGCCCAAACTTCACCTCTTCCTCTTTAAAGTACATAAGTCCGTGCGGCTGATCGTGTTCGCACGGTGCACCGCAATCTTTGGCTCCCAAAAATTTATAATTGAGGTAGGAAGGCACACTAAGCTGAAGAGGGCACGAGAAAGGGTGATCCGACCTATCAGGGATGCGTGGCGTGTAATTCTCCTCAACATTTGGCGGTGGTTCGGACGTCGGCTTACTGGGGTCCGAAGTGTTCTGTCCGACGCAGATCTCTCCCGCTCCGTGCACCGGAAAGTTCTCGCACCTCAGTCGCTCGGGCCACTGGAAGCCAAACTTGTTCATGAGCGCTTCGCAGCCTTGTCGCGCCCGCTCACAGAGAGTGCGGCACGGAGGAATGGCCTGCTCCAGCACGGTGCACACAGGCGCGTACATGGAGCACAGGAAAAACTTAAGATCCGGAGAGCACTGCACTTTAACCAGCGGGTAGAACTGGTGCACCTCCAAACCAGCGTCCTCTTGGTTTGTGTGACCCAAGAGGTTCGGCATGATGGTCtggttgtactgtatgtccgtGCACAGAGGAATAGAGATCGGCTGGCAGAAACCGTGCTCTGGAACCGAGATCCCCTTCTCACCGTGGTACTGACCAGAACTCGAGCCGAGGAGCAGGAGAAACGCTGTGAGTGTGCGCACCACCGTCTGGCTCCAAACCGCCATCCtggggaagaagaaaaaaaaaaaaaacatgcgcACACATACATGACTAAAGGTACAAACGTGCAAAAATATTGGCACTCGTGCACCCTATGCAGTGCACCCCATGTCCACCAGGGAGCCATTTGGGATTCAATCATTGCGTTCTAGTGCTCTTGTAGCCCATTAACTACACAATGCATTCACCAAACATTTGCTATGTAATTAGTATCAGAGATTAAGACCCATTGACTTACTTTAAAAACGCGAATCCGATGAAAATCAGTTTCAGTAACTAGGTATGTCCCCGGTTGAAGATGAAGAGTAGTcgaccccctcctcctcttcctctcggAACGTTATTCACAAACTTAGTGCTTTTTCCACACAAATCTCAGGTATCCGTACCCTTGTTTCGCGACTTCATTGTAGTTTTTGAGGAACTGTTgcgctttctttctttccttccttccttcctgctCAGCGCGCGCTCGGTTTCCAACGACGCCGGTGTTGAAGTTTCCCCTCAGAAACTGGTCACGCGCGTCCGCCGCCTCGCTCTCGAGCCGTTCCACTGAATCCACATTGGCCTCGCGCTGAGGGCAGACGGTTTCCAGCCTCCCACCTCCTCCCTCATTCACGCTTCAGCACGCGGCGCGGCTCCACGGGGCGCCTTGAAACCATTACCGCGATCTAGCCAATCAGAGGCTTTGTTTTTCCTAGCGTGCAATTCCTCATTGGATAAATGGGAGCGTGTCGGTGTGGGCGTGGCTACTCGAAAAGACCAGGCTTTGAAATGTGTGCTAAATTTTTgggatttaagaaaaaaaaaaaaaaacatgagtgaTTTCTTTTTGTATAATGAGTAATGAAATTggtcataattattaaataggtGTTTCAATCAAACCACTTATCCTATCCTAGGGCTCAGGGTTGTGCAGTATAAAGTGACATcctttttcagcacaaaataggcaatatgaactaaatttttgttcattttaaccaactacctagacatgacaaataaataaataaacgtttGGGTAaataaatagcacagatacacaggATCATGTGTTTTTCTagttgttttcagttgtttctatgaccaaagaattataataatgtgctcattttgagagttgactgtgccccagtgcacaaagcaaggactataaagacatcgTTGAatgagttcagttttggtgttTAAAAGCCTGACTGGCCCGCACAGAACCCCGACCTCAACCCCTCTGAGCAACTTTGGGATGCACTGGAATGGAAATTGCAAGAAAGGCCTAATCGTTcgacatcagtgcctgacctcatgcTCTATagaatgaatgggcacaaaATGCCACAGAACCACTCCAAAATcatgtggacagccttccaagaaaagtggaagctgttataccTGCAAAAGAGAGTGACCAAATCcatattaaagtatatgtatttgaatATAATGTCACTGTAGGTTTGACCAggtacttttgtccatatagtgtacaaAACAGTGCAAATGAGTTTGCAGCAAAATATGCTTCCTGGctgaaaaactaaacaaaaggtTTTCTGGTTTCATCTTCCTTATCTATGTCAGGCTTGTGGTAGATCCAGATGCCATCATGAGAACACATGCCATAagacaggaacacacacacccagaggcAACTTAGACCTGCCAAGTTACCTATTGTTCTATTTGTGGGATGTATGTTAAACTGAAGAACCCAGATGAAATCCAGGAGTAGAACATGCACAGTAAGTCCTTCTTCGGGTCATACCCAGCAGCCACTCAGTTAACAAtatattaacaaaaatgaaacagaaatcTCATAAAAGATGCCTGATTATATGGTATATTACTACTGGAAAGCCACTTCTTCACCTGGTTGTAAGGGTGTGGAAACATTTGCACTACACTATATAACTATTGTTCGAAAAACCTTGATGGATTAATTGCACTATTGTTTCACAGTATACACTCcaaagccataaaaaaaaaacaggcagtaAGTTATcatattaacaaaacaaaagaaagatttGCAAGATTAATGCTTGAGACTGCAAAATATGTGTGCTCAAGTTTGAAAAATTGCTGTTCAAACGTGTTAAAGAGCAGAGATCGAGACAGCAATAAAGGTTATATTTATAGCAGCACTAGGTGCAGGAAGATTTAATACATCTTTGTGGTGTGTTAGGACCAGCTACAGACTCGAatttgtgacaaaaaaaaaactatcactAATTAGAGTAATTAGATTACGAAGTATTAACCTTTTATAACATGGTTACATGATACATAGCTATTGACTTTCAGGGGATTAGTTGATGTACTTGTTTTCTTGAGTGCGTTTCGCAATAAACAGCAGTCATTAGCCATGCAGTAAAACAAAGTATTGAGCTTATATAGCTTTGCCTGTAAATGCTTTGTCACCAAATTGGCCATTCCTCCCAGAGTGGGGAAGGGCCAGCATGGTCCAACGGCAGATTCTTTTAACTCCAGCTAACTGCTGTGGCAGGACATTGTGGGATTTTCTGCCCAGAGTCAAACTCTGTCTGTGGTTCATCCTGGTGACAAGGCGGAATTTACTGCTGTCAGTCAAACCGCGCCTGGGTTTCTCGCTGGACAGCAGCATCCAAGTACACCCCAATCAACAACGTTGAGAAAATTATATGGTATGCGGACATTCTTGCAGAACCGTGCAGAAAAGATTAACTTTGGGCCCTTGCTGTCTAGTCCATGTTTGTGAACTGTCCAAGAATTAGCTTGTCCTTTCTTATTTTCCAGTCTTCCTCTCTTTACTCCAGTTGGAAACTGTTTCAACACAAAAAGCATTCTAAAATAGATCACGAAAGagaagaacatacagtagatcgtgtttcctttatttttccaaagACATCGTAATCCAAGAATACCTTtagttattttcattttcattgcgCGTGGAAAAACCCAATAGAACAGCTTTCATTTAAGCTCCTTG of Clarias gariepinus isolate MV-2021 ecotype Netherlands chromosome 6, CGAR_prim_01v2, whole genome shotgun sequence contains these proteins:
- the fzd7b gene encoding frizzled-7b, coding for MAVWSQTVVRTLTAFLLLLGSSSGQYHGEKGISVPEHGFCQPISIPLCTDIQYNQTIMPNLLGHTNQEDAGLEVHQFYPLVKVQCSPDLKFFLCSMYAPVCTVLEQAIPPCRTLCERARQGCEALMNKFGFQWPERLRCENFPVHGAGEICVGQNTSDPSKPTSEPPPNVEENYTPRIPDRSDHPFSCPLQLSVPSYLNYKFLGAKDCGAPCEHDQPHGLMYFKEEEVKFGRLWVGIWSILCCVSTLFTVLTYLVDMRRFRYPERPIIFLSGCYFMVAVAYVTGFLLEDQVVCIGKFGDSGYKTVAQGTKKEGCTILFMILYFFGMASSIWWVILSLTWFLSAGMKWGHEAIEANSQYFHLAAWAVPAVKTITVLALGQVDGDLLTGVCFVGIYDVAALRGFVLAPLFIYLFIGTSFLLAGFVSLFRIRTIMKHDGTKTEKLEKLMVRIGVFSVLYTVPATIVIACYFYEQAFREQWEKTWHMQTCKRFAVPCPNSDFAPMSPDFTVFMIKYLMTMIVGITSGFWIWSGKTLQSWRRFYKRLGSGQGETTV